A region from the Macadamia integrifolia cultivar HAES 741 unplaced genomic scaffold, SCU_Mint_v3 scaffold2051, whole genome shotgun sequence genome encodes:
- the LOC122065566 gene encoding F-box protein SKIP23-like, whose amino-acid sequence METPNLTTQPKADWSKLPNDLFNIILERLRPIDHIRVSCVCSPWRSMTPKLHFWLMLPCNYFQNYFANYGTCYDDSRDDPFFLGLVNLADPDHELHLLRLAEASGRLVCGYTAGWLVTLRTHGDIHLLNPFTKAHLQLPRLTFESFPDIPKIDGFLRRVFVGKVIVGLSSDGSSSSSSSSFETDGVVMAMCLKPKKLAFFRLGKDQNWASFEGYSGPYKDIIFHNGRFYAIRNKCQVFVASGLDGPSPTLEAVMRIPCYTMDTKYYLVESSGDLLLVIRHPGWLQRCHNQTISFSIYKIDVGGRKLVKLKNIGNRCLFLDRNSAFSVSASDIRGCKGNHIYFIGTCFHGHTMQSFGTYDRGVFNLEDKTLETFNFCNVRGLFMYPPIWYPPYIHAGAVGCDSGCSSTS is encoded by the coding sequence ATGGAGACCCCTAACCTCACCACACAACCCAAGGCTGATTGGTCTAAACTTCCAAACGACCTCTTCAACATAATTTTGGAGAGGCTACGTCCTATCGATCATATTCGAGTCAGCTGCGTTTGCAGcccatggagatccatgaccccTAAACTCCATTTTTGGCTCATGCTCCCCTGCAACTACTTCCAAAACTACTTCGCGAACTACGGAACCTGCTATGACGACAGTAGAGATGACCCATTCTTCCTTGGCTTGGTCAATCTTGCGGATCCCGATCATGAGCTTCACTTGCTCCGGCTTGCAGAAGCTTCCGGCAGATTGGTCTGTGGATACACGGCTGGATGGCTTGTCACTTTGCGAACCCATGGAGACATTCACTTACTAAATCCCTTTACAAAAGCCCACCTTCAGCTTCCTCGGCTTACTTTTGAATCGTTCCCtgatatacccaaaattgaTGGTTTCTTGCGCCGCGTATTTGTAGGTAAAGTCATCGTGGGTCTTTCCTCAGATGGGTCatcatcgtcttcttcttcttcttttgaaacTGATGGTGTGGTTATGGCCATGTGCCTCAAACCTAAGAAATTGGCCTTTTTTAGGCTTGGGAAAGACCAGAACTGGGCAAGTTTTGAAGGCTATAGTGGGCCTTACAAAGACATCATCTTTCACAATGGTCGATTTTATGCCATAAGAAATAAGTGCCAAGTTTTTGTAGCTTCTGGCCTGGATGGTCCTTCTCCAACACTGGAGGCGGTTATGAGAATTCCCTGTTATACCATGGATACTAAGTACTATCTGGTGGAGTCTTCAGGGGATTTGTTGCTGGTTATAAGGCATCCTGGATGGCTACAGCGGTGCCACAACCAAACCATTAGTTTCAGTATTTACAAGATAGATGTTGGTGGAAGGAAGTTGGTGAAGCTTAAAAACATAGGCAACCGTTGTCTGTTCTTGGACCGTAACAGTGCATTCTCTGTCTCTGCCTCTGATATCCGTGGATGTAAGGGTAACCACATCTACTTCATAGGTACATGTTTTCATGGTCATACTATGCAGTCATTTGGGACTTATGATAGGGGAGTGTTCAACTTAGAAGATAAAACTCTTGAAACTTTCAATTTCTGCAATGTTCGTGGTTTATTTATGTATCCACCCATATGGTATCcgccatatatccatgctggcGCGGTGGGTTGTGATTCAGGATGCTCTAGCACTTCTTAA